One Lottiidibacillus patelloidae genomic region harbors:
- a CDS encoding FMN-binding negative transcriptional regulator — protein sequence MYIPPHFQIKDNDIANRIMKENSFATVISTKDGLPEATQLPLLLDAENEYLYGHFARPNLQWKNIENGLVLVVFQGPHCYISPSWYETKTAVPTWNYVSVQVTGKAYLINDEQELTSYMRQLVQQYEDIDSTYKLEEVDANYLKGLNKGIQAFKIKINKIEGITKLSQNHSSERQALVIQNLEQKEAENERKIAALMKDNLHKGN from the coding sequence ATGTATATTCCTCCCCATTTTCAAATCAAAGATAATGATATAGCCAATAGAATAATGAAAGAAAATAGTTTTGCCACAGTCATTTCAACGAAAGATGGTTTACCTGAAGCGACACAATTACCTTTACTGCTAGATGCTGAAAATGAGTATTTATATGGTCATTTTGCTAGACCGAATTTGCAATGGAAGAATATTGAGAATGGGTTAGTTCTCGTCGTTTTCCAAGGGCCTCATTGTTATATTTCGCCATCTTGGTATGAAACTAAGACGGCAGTTCCGACGTGGAATTATGTCTCTGTTCAAGTGACAGGCAAAGCTTATCTTATTAATGACGAGCAAGAATTAACGTCTTATATGCGTCAGTTAGTGCAACAATATGAAGACATTGATAGTACGTATAAGCTGGAAGAAGTAGATGCTAACTATCTCAAAGGTCTAAATAAAGGTATCCAAGCTTTTAAAATTAAAATTAATAAAATAGAAGGAATTACAAAGCTAAGCCAGAATCACTCAAGTGAGAGACAAGCACTAGTCATTCAAAATCTCGAACAAAAAGAAGCGGAAAATGAACGTAAAATTGCAGCACTTATGAAAGACAATTTACATAAAGGAAACTAG
- a CDS encoding putative quinol monooxygenase — protein MNNYSLFGKITAKDGEQETLLTILLEAAEAMKSVEDCEIYAVNTSTEDSNSIFVYEVWKDEQAHLASLHLEVTQTLIKKAKPIIAGMERIVTLQAKGGKGISSSI, from the coding sequence ATGAATAACTATAGTTTATTTGGTAAAATAACTGCCAAAGATGGTGAGCAAGAAACACTATTAACAATTTTATTAGAGGCAGCAGAGGCAATGAAATCTGTAGAAGACTGTGAGATTTATGCAGTAAATACATCTACTGAAGACTCAAATAGTATCTTTGTGTATGAGGTTTGGAAAGATGAACAAGCCCATCTTGCATCACTTCACCTTGAGGTAACACAAACATTAATTAAAAAAGCTAAACCAATCATTGCTGGTATGGAAAGGATTGTCACGCTTCAAGCAAAAGGTGGAAAAGGAATCTCGTCATCCATATAG
- a CDS encoding SRPBCC family protein, producing MKNVTKMKIAKPAIEVFEALVDQNKIGNYWFSSSSERWEEGKTITLKYNEYNAEGQMEVVEIEMNKKIVFKWGPAEEVHTVTITLNETEQSNTIIEVVEDGFIEEDDNLLLKMLDNKEGWVYMLTCLKGYLENGINNLRADLVK from the coding sequence ATGAAAAACGTAACTAAAATGAAAATAGCCAAGCCAGCGATAGAAGTTTTTGAAGCATTAGTTGATCAAAATAAGATCGGTAACTATTGGTTTTCTTCTAGTTCGGAAAGATGGGAAGAAGGAAAAACAATTACGCTAAAATATAATGAATATAATGCCGAAGGTCAAATGGAAGTAGTAGAAATAGAAATGAATAAAAAAATAGTGTTCAAATGGGGTCCAGCTGAAGAAGTACATACTGTAACAATTACACTCAATGAGACGGAACAGTCAAATACTATTATTGAAGTTGTTGAAGACGGATTTATTGAAGAAGACGATAACTTACTGCTGAAAATGTTAGATAATAAAGAGGGCTGGGTTTACATGCTTACATGTTTAAAAGGTTACTTAGAAAATGGTATAAATAATTTAAGAGCAGATTTAGTTAAATAA
- a CDS encoding metallophosphoesterase family protein, giving the protein MIVGVVSDTHIPKRAKKLPKVLLESFKNVDLIIHAGDWQTMDVYRELSKLAPVVGVSGNVEDGEVLAFFEKKKIVQLGAFRVGVVHGDGKGKTTLKRAYEAFENEKVDVIIFGHSHIPLLEEHNGVILFNPGSATDKRRQQRYSYGLIQVDSNLKIDHVYYDSKE; this is encoded by the coding sequence ATGATTGTTGGAGTGGTCTCAGATACACATATACCAAAGAGGGCGAAGAAGTTACCAAAAGTACTACTGGAAAGTTTTAAAAACGTTGATCTTATTATTCATGCAGGCGACTGGCAAACGATGGACGTTTATCGCGAATTGTCAAAATTAGCCCCTGTTGTTGGGGTATCAGGCAATGTTGAAGATGGAGAAGTGTTGGCATTTTTTGAGAAGAAAAAGATAGTACAGCTAGGCGCATTTCGAGTTGGAGTTGTACATGGTGACGGCAAAGGCAAAACGACACTAAAGCGTGCATATGAAGCATTTGAAAATGAAAAAGTGGATGTTATTATTTTTGGGCATTCACATATTCCCTTATTAGAAGAACATAATGGTGTAATCCTGTTTAATCCTGGCTCAGCAACGGATAAAAGAAGGCAACAAAGATACTCTTATGGTTTAATTCAAGTAGACAGTAATTTGAAAATTGATCATGTTTATTATGATAGTAAAGAGTAA
- a CDS encoding SulP family inorganic anion transporter, which yields MEKISYRQSWFGNIKGDILSGIVVALALIPEAIAFSIIAGVDPMVGLYASFTIAVTIAFLGGRPGMISAATGAMALLFVNLVADHGVQYLLAATVLTGVLQILFGVFKLARYMKFIPRSVMVGFVNALAILIFTAQLQHFVNEKSIIFTLVAVTLVIIYLFPYITKAVPSTLVAIVVITALSIFLNYGVRTVGDMGAIKQSLPDFLLPNIPLTFETLMIILPYSLALAVVGLLESLLTATIVDDMTDSGSDKNMESRGQGIANIITGFFGGMAGCAMIGQSVINVKSGGRGRLSALVAGVFLMFLIVVLGDIVVQIPMAALAGVMIMVSISTFDWNSLRTLHIVPRSDAVVMVVTVLAVVLTHNLAIGVFTGIILSAIFFVSKISKLRVKSHRSGNKRIYNINGELFFASVTELFSMFNYSEELESVEIDLSRSHIWDDSAVAAIDKIVAKFEANAITVKVTGLNEDSSELVDKLANKLGAH from the coding sequence TTGGAGAAAATATCGTACAGGCAATCATGGTTTGGAAATATTAAAGGAGATATTCTCTCAGGTATTGTCGTCGCTTTAGCACTAATTCCTGAAGCTATAGCCTTTTCAATCATTGCTGGTGTTGACCCGATGGTTGGGTTATACGCATCATTCACGATTGCTGTAACCATTGCCTTTTTAGGTGGAAGGCCGGGAATGATCTCTGCTGCAACTGGTGCAATGGCACTCTTATTTGTGAACTTAGTCGCTGACCATGGCGTTCAATATTTACTAGCAGCCACAGTCCTAACAGGAGTACTCCAAATTCTTTTTGGCGTTTTTAAATTAGCGAGATATATGAAGTTTATCCCAAGATCTGTGATGGTTGGTTTTGTGAACGCCTTAGCAATTCTTATATTCACAGCGCAATTGCAACATTTCGTGAACGAGAAGTCGATTATTTTTACATTAGTTGCCGTCACACTCGTTATTATTTATCTATTTCCTTATATTACAAAAGCCGTTCCCTCGACGTTAGTGGCAATTGTCGTTATTACAGCATTATCTATCTTTTTGAATTATGGTGTGAGGACTGTTGGCGATATGGGGGCTATCAAACAATCTCTTCCGGATTTTTTATTGCCGAATATCCCATTAACGTTTGAAACATTAATGATTATTCTGCCATACTCTCTAGCCTTAGCAGTTGTAGGGCTCCTCGAATCACTATTAACAGCGACTATTGTTGATGATATGACTGATTCAGGAAGTGATAAGAATATGGAGTCTCGAGGGCAAGGAATTGCTAATATAATAACTGGTTTCTTTGGTGGTATGGCTGGATGTGCAATGATTGGTCAGTCTGTTATTAATGTGAAATCTGGTGGGAGAGGGAGACTATCTGCGTTAGTTGCTGGGGTATTTCTGATGTTTCTCATCGTTGTGTTAGGAGACATTGTCGTACAAATCCCAATGGCAGCCTTAGCTGGAGTAATGATTATGGTTTCAATTAGTACCTTTGATTGGAACTCACTCCGAACATTACATATCGTTCCAAGAAGCGATGCAGTTGTGATGGTTGTCACAGTATTAGCAGTTGTTTTGACGCATAATTTAGCTATCGGAGTTTTCACTGGAATTATCTTAAGTGCAATCTTCTTTGTTTCTAAAATTTCGAAGTTGCGTGTAAAAAGTCATCGAAGTGGGAATAAACGAATATACAACATTAATGGTGAACTCTTCTTTGCTTCCGTCACAGAGCTTTTCTCGATGTTTAATTACTCAGAAGAACTTGAGTCTGTTGAAATTGATTTAAGTCGCTCACACATATGGGATGATTCAGCGGTAGCAGCAATCGATAAGATTGTCGCAAAATTTGAAGCGAATGCAATAACGGTGAAAGTTACGGGTCTAAACGAAGATAGTTCAGAACTTGTAGACAAGTTAGCAAATAAACTTGGTGCGCATTAA
- a CDS encoding universal stress protein, with the protein MYKKILLATDGSDHAKRAAENAIHITTCSEGAEITIVYAVAPDKAKSDVLANWNASEINDVRRERVSDVENKAREAGVKYEVKILHGEPGPTIVDYANKNTFDIVVIGSRGLNGLQELVLGSVSHKVAKRANCPVLIVK; encoded by the coding sequence ATGTACAAAAAAATATTATTAGCAACGGACGGATCAGACCACGCAAAAAGAGCTGCTGAAAATGCAATTCATATCACAACATGTAGTGAGGGTGCTGAAATTACAATTGTTTATGCAGTTGCTCCTGATAAAGCAAAGTCAGATGTGTTAGCAAATTGGAATGCTTCAGAAATTAATGATGTTCGTAGAGAAAGAGTAAGTGATGTAGAAAACAAAGCGAGAGAAGCTGGGGTAAAGTACGAAGTGAAAATTTTACACGGTGAGCCTGGACCGACAATAGTTGACTATGCTAATAAAAATACTTTCGATATAGTTGTAATCGGAAGTCGAGGATTGAATGGGTTGCAAGAACTAGTGTTAGGTAGTGTAAGTCATAAAGTGGCAAAGCGAGCAAATTGTCCAGTTTTAATTGTGAAATAA
- a CDS encoding CBO0543 family protein yields MSYPSFENVIDVQKELHHLRFEYWKGHDLFSLQWWGLLLMFIVPWIIWYKVIPKEKKAEVLSYGLLIGLLSSQLDEIGVMTGTWAYPYQLVQTNRGLNPYNFTLIPVGYMIVYHYFTKWKHFILGNVVIGVIAAFIAEPFLDYTGIYKPINWHYYYSLPIYIVLPIIFRVFVYYFLEKNKT; encoded by the coding sequence ATGTCGTACCCTTCATTTGAGAATGTTATTGATGTGCAAAAGGAATTACATCATTTAAGATTTGAATACTGGAAAGGTCATGATCTTTTCTCATTACAGTGGTGGGGATTGTTATTGATGTTTATCGTTCCATGGATTATTTGGTATAAAGTAATTCCTAAAGAAAAAAAAGCTGAAGTTTTATCTTATGGACTATTAATTGGACTTCTATCAAGTCAATTAGACGAAATTGGTGTGATGACTGGGACATGGGCGTATCCCTACCAATTAGTACAAACGAATCGTGGATTAAACCCTTATAATTTTACTCTTATTCCAGTTGGATATATGATTGTTTATCACTATTTCACTAAATGGAAACACTTTATTCTAGGTAATGTTGTAATAGGTGTTATCGCTGCTTTTATTGCAGAACCATTTTTGGATTATACAGGAATATACAAGCCCATAAACTGGCATTACTATTATTCCCTACCAATTTATATTGTTTTGCCAATCATTTTTAGAGTATTTGTATATTACTTCCTGGAAAAAAATAAAACCTAA
- a CDS encoding spore germination protein has translation MFFSRKKQQNQRQMQATALTKNLNENLEMLKSEFNYPKNKDFYIKEIFIASLQKKGYLLYINGTVDVKSMEQLVIRPLINSQIKDKNEDDYPFLLHHVLTTVSGEEVQAISSIVNDLLSGHTIIIIEGEASALTISTEGFETRQIEKPANETVIKGPKESFTESASKNLSLIRKQLKNKDLVTEFVQVGKTDKQKVSLMYVQSIADDDLVNRVKKRVEEIEADAIPELSFIEQHIEERPYSLVPSCLMTERPDRAASFLREGHVIILYGPSPYALVTPITFWSLFHTGEDYYERWAYGNFIRLIRLLAVMVALLTPAIYIAATNFHPEMLPTDLLLAISATREMVPFPAILEVLIMELTFELLREAGIRIPTAIGPTIGIVGALILGQAAVDANVISPIMVIVVAITGLASFAIPEIGFSYIIRILRFGFLIAAAVVGFYGIALFMVVCLAYLASINTFGVAFLSPLAPHYPSSKDLIIRPPVWKLWLRPQNIQPKKRNRSNKPTS, from the coding sequence ATGTTCTTTTCTAGAAAGAAACAGCAAAATCAAAGACAAATGCAAGCGACGGCATTAACTAAGAATCTAAATGAAAACTTAGAAATGTTAAAATCTGAGTTTAATTATCCAAAGAATAAAGACTTTTATATAAAAGAGATTTTTATCGCATCGCTTCAAAAAAAAGGGTATTTACTATATATAAATGGAACTGTTGATGTAAAAAGCATGGAACAACTAGTCATTCGCCCACTAATAAATAGTCAAATTAAAGATAAGAATGAAGATGATTATCCTTTTTTGTTACATCACGTATTAACGACTGTTAGTGGAGAAGAAGTTCAAGCGATTTCTTCAATCGTAAATGATCTCTTATCAGGACATACGATAATCATCATCGAAGGAGAAGCAAGTGCACTAACGATAAGTACCGAAGGATTCGAAACAAGACAAATTGAAAAACCAGCAAATGAAACAGTAATAAAAGGTCCGAAAGAATCATTTACAGAATCAGCGAGCAAAAATTTATCGTTAATAAGAAAGCAATTAAAAAATAAAGACTTAGTTACAGAGTTTGTCCAAGTAGGAAAAACTGATAAGCAAAAAGTTTCATTGATGTATGTACAGTCAATCGCAGATGATGACTTAGTCAACCGTGTCAAAAAGCGAGTGGAAGAAATTGAAGCGGATGCCATTCCTGAATTAAGCTTTATCGAACAGCATATTGAAGAGCGGCCATATTCACTAGTCCCTTCATGTTTAATGACGGAAAGACCTGATAGGGCTGCTTCATTTTTACGGGAAGGGCACGTCATAATCTTATATGGACCATCTCCATATGCATTGGTTACCCCGATTACCTTTTGGTCATTATTTCATACCGGTGAGGATTATTATGAGCGCTGGGCATACGGGAACTTTATACGGTTAATTCGCCTCTTAGCTGTAATGGTTGCGCTTCTAACGCCAGCTATTTACATCGCGGCAACGAACTTTCATCCAGAGATGTTACCGACAGATTTACTTTTAGCCATTAGTGCAACCCGTGAGATGGTTCCTTTTCCAGCGATATTAGAAGTTCTAATTATGGAGTTAACATTTGAGTTATTACGAGAAGCAGGTATTCGAATACCGACAGCAATTGGACCGACAATTGGAATAGTTGGTGCACTCATCTTAGGACAAGCAGCTGTAGACGCGAATGTCATTAGTCCCATTATGGTTATTGTCGTTGCAATCACAGGTCTTGCGTCATTTGCGATACCGGAGATTGGCTTTAGTTATATCATTCGTATTTTAAGATTTGGCTTTTTAATTGCCGCAGCAGTTGTTGGTTTTTACGGAATAGCCTTGTTTATGGTCGTTTGCCTTGCTTACTTAGCGTCGATAAATACATTTGGAGTAGCATTTTTATCACCACTTGCACCACATTACCCTTCTTCAAAGGACTTAATTATTCGACCACCAGTATGGAAGTTATGGTTAAGGCCGCAGAATATTCAACCAAAGAAGAGAAATCGCTCGAATAAACCTACCTCTTAA
- a CDS encoding GerAB/ArcD/ProY family transporter: MKKLDGKLGTREFVALLLLTISLKVTDSTPTILLGKGENASWMLPIISASTILIPFLFLLSLLKKYKDKNIVEIGYSLTGNIFGFIIGMTLFLMMFVGTIANSRSYVEIISPMFFTTTPVPFLYILLLFVGYFVANRGFETIGRTAWLIVPYISVALALLVIFVWTDLDPIFLFPIAGPGLKELVLSGVKNTTIFGELILIGVIYPFLRSYKTFKNGALLSLILTTITLSLFLAIYVMAFSFPPAKFIAFPFQNLTRMAQVGEALEHSESIYLGFWVMASTIHFAVYLYLAAALFAYTLKLKELEPLILPIAGLCFFVGMIPENYVETVFKFREGYFNIYSLIFFFLPILLWSISRWKGRNSG; the protein is encoded by the coding sequence ATGAAAAAATTGGATGGGAAATTAGGAACGAGAGAATTTGTTGCATTACTTTTATTGACAATATCTTTAAAAGTTACTGACTCTACACCTACAATCCTTTTAGGTAAAGGGGAGAATGCTAGCTGGATGCTTCCAATTATCTCAGCATCTACTATTCTCATCCCATTTTTATTTTTATTGTCACTCTTAAAAAAATATAAAGATAAAAATATTGTGGAGATTGGCTACAGCTTAACTGGGAATATCTTCGGCTTTATTATTGGCATGACTCTATTTCTGATGATGTTTGTCGGAACAATTGCCAATAGTCGAAGCTATGTTGAGATCATTTCACCGATGTTTTTTACTACTACGCCAGTACCTTTCCTTTATATCTTACTTTTGTTTGTTGGTTACTTTGTGGCGAATCGCGGGTTTGAAACAATTGGAAGAACAGCTTGGCTAATCGTTCCTTACATTTCTGTCGCATTAGCATTGCTCGTAATATTTGTTTGGACAGACCTTGACCCGATATTCTTATTTCCGATCGCAGGTCCAGGTCTTAAAGAGTTGGTTCTTAGTGGAGTCAAAAATACTACTATTTTTGGAGAGTTAATCCTTATTGGTGTCATATACCCATTTCTAAGAAGTTATAAAACCTTTAAAAATGGAGCATTGCTCTCCTTAATACTAACGACTATAACTTTAAGTTTATTTTTAGCAATTTATGTGATGGCATTTTCTTTTCCTCCTGCAAAGTTCATTGCTTTTCCATTTCAAAATTTAACGCGTATGGCACAAGTTGGGGAAGCATTAGAGCATTCAGAATCTATTTATTTAGGATTTTGGGTGATGGCCTCGACCATTCATTTTGCCGTCTATTTGTATCTAGCAGCAGCACTTTTTGCTTACACTTTAAAATTAAAAGAGTTGGAGCCACTAATCTTACCAATAGCTGGGCTATGCTTTTTTGTTGGCATGATACCAGAAAACTACGTAGAAACAGTCTTTAAATTTAGGGAAGGGTATTTCAACATATATTCATTAATCTTTTTCTTTTTACCCATATTGTTATGGAGTATTAGTCGCTGGAAAGGTAGGAATAGTGGATGA
- a CDS encoding Ger(x)C family spore germination protein, with protein MNRKYLILALLPFLLSGCWDKLELEEQAFVVVLGVDLAEDEEFIDVTFQMANPQVGSTTKATAENEKPSVILTLPATDIISARDTANALVTRKINLSHLKTIIISEELAKTDKFDKVVSSSIRDRQIRREINIIVTKEKAAEFINNNKPQLETRPHKYFEFMQKRWRDTGLVPYSTFNRYFQRSESTNTLFMAILATSKKQELKSKGYEDNYEAGQINARGGDPVQVIGSAILKEGKLIDTITGEETRIALLLRKESEADNWLATYEDPLNEGYRIAARLIKDKKTKININTDKKTPVVDVTVPITFQVVAIPSQENYVLDLKKQKLLKKSIAKALEEKTMEFVKKTKEEYKDEPFLWGYEVQKNFTTKKAYEKYNWKEKYLQAEVKVKYEITIEDFGKQLRPHEKEGGEN; from the coding sequence ATGAATAGGAAGTATCTTATTTTAGCTTTGCTACCGTTTCTATTATCAGGGTGTTGGGATAAGTTAGAATTAGAAGAGCAGGCATTTGTTGTTGTATTAGGTGTCGATCTTGCCGAAGATGAGGAGTTCATTGATGTAACTTTTCAAATGGCTAACCCACAAGTGGGGTCAACGACAAAAGCAACAGCGGAAAATGAAAAGCCGTCAGTGATATTAACGTTGCCTGCCACAGACATAATCAGTGCACGTGATACAGCCAATGCACTAGTGACAAGAAAAATAAACCTTTCTCATTTGAAAACGATAATTATAAGTGAAGAATTAGCAAAAACAGATAAATTTGATAAAGTAGTTTCTTCGTCAATACGTGATCGACAAATACGAAGAGAGATTAATATCATCGTAACTAAGGAGAAGGCAGCAGAATTTATTAATAACAACAAACCACAATTAGAAACAAGGCCACATAAATACTTTGAATTCATGCAAAAAAGGTGGAGAGATACAGGATTAGTACCATATTCTACTTTCAACCGGTACTTTCAACGCAGTGAATCAACCAATACGCTTTTTATGGCGATTTTAGCAACGTCCAAAAAGCAAGAGCTAAAGTCAAAAGGATATGAAGATAATTATGAAGCAGGACAAATTAACGCAAGAGGTGGAGATCCGGTTCAAGTAATTGGTTCTGCAATATTAAAAGAAGGTAAGTTAATTGATACAATTACTGGTGAAGAAACGCGAATAGCTTTGTTGCTTCGAAAAGAATCGGAAGCAGATAATTGGTTAGCTACATATGAAGACCCCCTAAATGAGGGGTACCGTATAGCAGCACGATTAATAAAGGATAAAAAAACAAAAATTAACATCAATACTGACAAGAAGACGCCTGTCGTTGATGTTACTGTTCCAATTACGTTTCAAGTTGTCGCTATTCCTAGTCAAGAAAATTATGTCCTAGACTTAAAGAAGCAAAAGCTACTTAAAAAGTCCATTGCAAAAGCACTAGAGGAAAAGACAATGGAATTTGTGAAGAAAACAAAAGAAGAATATAAAGATGAACCATTTTTATGGGGTTATGAAGTACAGAAAAACTTTACTACAAAGAAAGCATATGAGAAATACAATTGGAAAGAAAAATACTTACAAGCAGAAGTGAAAGTGAAATATGAAATTACTATTGAAGATTTCGGTAAGCAATTACGACCACATGAAAAAGAAGGTGGGGAAAATTGA
- a CDS encoding histidine phosphatase family protein, with protein sequence MNKEIYIVRHCAAEGQPADANLTDIGMKQAKKLADYFVDKNVGRIFSSPYVRAIQSVKPLASMKGIEIEVDERLAERTLSTENLADWMEKLRETYVNLQLKLPGGESSSEAMERAVAVIEDIKINETTLIASHGNLISLLLKYYDPAFGFTEWKELSNPDVFLLKITEGNEGDFERIWNNPDS encoded by the coding sequence ATGAACAAGGAAATATACATCGTTAGACATTGTGCAGCGGAAGGGCAACCAGCAGACGCAAATCTTACAGATATAGGGATGAAGCAAGCAAAGAAATTAGCTGATTACTTTGTTGATAAGAATGTTGGTAGAATTTTTTCAAGTCCATACGTGCGCGCAATTCAGTCTGTAAAACCTTTAGCTTCTATGAAAGGCATTGAGATAGAAGTTGATGAGAGATTAGCAGAAAGAACGTTAAGTACGGAAAATCTAGCTGATTGGATGGAAAAGTTAAGAGAGACTTACGTTAATTTACAGTTAAAGCTTCCAGGTGGGGAATCAAGCAGTGAAGCGATGGAACGTGCTGTTGCTGTTATTGAAGATATTAAAATTAATGAAACAACATTGATTGCCTCGCACGGTAACTTAATCTCTCTATTATTAAAATATTATGATCCGGCATTTGGCTTTACCGAATGGAAGGAACTCAGCAATCCCGATGTGTTTTTATTGAAAATTACTGAGGGAAATGAAGGTGACTTTGAACGAATTTGGAATAATCCAGATTCGTAA
- a CDS encoding MBL fold metallo-hydrolase, protein MVKAISFKSKHFTLEEICHGVYAAIAKDAGRAASNAGFIDLGEQTMVFDTFNTQQAAEDLKNVAEKITKQPVSWVINSHHHGDHVRGNQVFSKSNILSSVITRQQILENQALKIQKQQNDLEGLHQYINSLKTKLDKQADKNIENQLNFLKEIAISLPSLKLTPPNYTFKQEFTFCGSKRTAKLKTFGSAHSACDAILYLPEDEVIFMSDLLFVNTHPVIFPESNPDQWMTILEEIEKLVFQFAVPGHGPIGTKTDLLNVKEYLEELYEVVSDSGNVEEFQMPDKYKSWSSPSLYQQNIKNVKAIKENHNKG, encoded by the coding sequence ATGGTGAAAGCAATATCGTTTAAAAGTAAACATTTCACTCTAGAAGAAATTTGTCATGGTGTTTATGCAGCGATAGCTAAGGATGCTGGTAGGGCTGCAAGTAATGCTGGTTTTATTGATTTAGGTGAACAAACAATGGTGTTTGATACGTTTAACACGCAGCAAGCAGCCGAAGATTTAAAAAATGTTGCAGAGAAGATAACCAAACAACCAGTATCATGGGTAATTAATAGTCACCACCACGGTGATCATGTACGTGGAAACCAAGTTTTTTCAAAGAGTAACATCCTTTCAAGTGTAATAACGCGGCAACAAATACTTGAAAACCAAGCGTTAAAAATTCAGAAACAGCAGAATGATTTAGAAGGTTTGCACCAGTATATTAATTCATTGAAAACGAAGCTTGATAAGCAAGCCGACAAAAATATTGAAAACCAACTTAACTTCTTAAAAGAAATCGCAATCTCACTTCCATCTTTGAAACTTACACCTCCAAACTATACATTTAAGCAAGAATTCACGTTTTGTGGCTCTAAAAGAACGGCGAAGCTAAAGACTTTTGGGAGCGCACATTCAGCATGTGATGCTATTTTATACTTACCAGAAGATGAGGTAATTTTTATGAGTGATTTATTATTTGTAAATACACATCCGGTAATCTTTCCCGAATCTAATCCAGATCAGTGGATGACAATATTAGAAGAAATAGAAAAGCTGGTATTTCAGTTTGCAGTTCCTGGCCATGGTCCAATTGGTACAAAAACTGACTTATTGAACGTAAAAGAATATCTCGAAGAATTATATGAAGTTGTTAGCGACAGTGGAAATGTTGAAGAATTTCAAATGCCTGATAAGTATAAATCATGGTCATCACCATCGCTATATCAGCAAAATATCAAAAACGTAAAAGCTATAAAAGAGAATCATAATAAAGGGTAA
- a CDS encoding sulfite exporter TauE/SafE family protein, which yields MQWDLVFVFLIVLIGSIMQGASGFGFGLVVMGILPLMLTVKDSTLLTMSLVVVMTITILSKLYKYIELKQMLIIVVSALFARIFSFLFLNTYGEMDFLKQWLGIFLIVLVLYLLFSKKKKEKPVITTPLLPIILGLLGGFIGGIFAVGGPFFVFYFLMIYEDKRKYNANLQASFLITSLFTIIIHGANGDFDSSFILYFLCGLVSVFIGTYIGLKLFEKLSNEIIKKIAMMMVTVAAIILIFIG from the coding sequence ATGCAATGGGATTTAGTTTTTGTATTTTTAATTGTATTAATTGGAAGTATTATGCAAGGAGCTAGTGGCTTTGGCTTTGGTCTAGTTGTCATGGGTATTCTCCCACTTATGCTCACTGTAAAGGATAGTACGCTGTTAACGATGTCATTAGTTGTGGTCATGACAATTACTATTCTAAGTAAACTTTACAAATATATTGAACTTAAACAGATGCTTATAATTGTTGTATCAGCGTTATTTGCACGAATTTTTTCATTTTTGTTCTTAAATACTTATGGGGAAATGGATTTTTTAAAACAATGGCTAGGGATATTTTTAATAGTACTTGTTCTCTATTTGCTATTTTCGAAAAAAAAGAAAGAAAAGCCTGTCATAACTACACCACTATTGCCTATAATTTTAGGCCTGCTTGGAGGCTTTATTGGTGGAATCTTTGCTGTTGGAGGTCCATTTTTTGTTTTTTACTTTTTAATGATTTATGAAGATAAGCGTAAATACAACGCTAACTTACAGGCGTCCTTCCTCATTACTAGCTTATTTACGATAATCATTCATGGGGCTAATGGAGACTTTGATTCATCGTTTATTTTATATTTCCTTTGTGGTTTAGTTAGTGTTTTCATAGGAACATACATTGGATTAAAGTTGTTTGAGAAATTGTCCAACGAGATAATAAAGAAAATAGCTATGATGATGGTGACGGTTGCAGCTATTATTTTAATCTTCATAGGTTAA